One Alkalicoccus halolimnae DNA segment encodes these proteins:
- a CDS encoding RNA polymerase sigma factor: MEKHEDVQLYERLRAKDQAAMEMLYDKYGKLLYSFAYKMVYNSAGAEEVVQEVMIKLWRGKGVYSAEKGRFTTWLLTITRHTAIDYLRKQKRHTEDVIHQETEHEDSQPGVEEMVEWKHRSERVKEAMRVLKEEQRLIIDMFYFKGYSQKTIAEKVNVPLGTVKGRIRLALKHLKDELYEERRDWQ, encoded by the coding sequence ATGGAAAAGCACGAAGACGTACAATTGTACGAGCGCCTCCGTGCCAAGGATCAGGCCGCGATGGAAATGCTTTACGATAAGTATGGGAAGCTGCTCTATTCGTTTGCCTATAAAATGGTTTACAATTCCGCGGGAGCGGAAGAAGTGGTGCAGGAAGTAATGATTAAGCTCTGGAGGGGAAAAGGGGTCTATTCTGCTGAAAAAGGAAGGTTTACGACCTGGCTGCTTACGATCACCCGCCACACTGCCATCGATTATCTTCGCAAGCAGAAGAGACATACGGAAGACGTGATCCATCAGGAAACAGAGCACGAAGACTCCCAGCCCGGCGTAGAGGAAATGGTGGAATGGAAGCACCGGAGTGAACGGGTAAAGGAAGCGATGCGTGTGCTCAAGGAAGAGCAGCGCCTTATTATTGACATGTTTTACTTTAAAGGCTACTCCCAGAAAACGATAGCGGAAAAAGTGAATGTGCCTCTCGGAACGGTGAAAGGCCGTATCCGGCTGGCTTTAAAGCATTTAAAGGATGAACTTTATGAAGAAAGGAGGGATTGGCAGTGA
- a CDS encoding pyridoxal phosphate-dependent aminotransferase — MSQYNFARSKTLERLPEQFFAKLAKKAQQLKAEGHDVINLGQGNPDLPTPPHIVEALQDAAPDPLNHKYSPFRGQSSLKEAVSEFYKREYDVDLDPETEVAVLPGAKTGLVELSQCLLDPGDRVLLPDPGYPDYLSGTALADASPAFMPLLEKNGFLPDFEALSSEDLEAAKLMFLNYPNNPTAGVATSRFFEETVKLAKEHSICVCHDFAYGAIGFDGEKPPSFLQTAGAKEVGVEMYTMSKSYNMAGWRIAFAVGNKSVISSINLIQDHLYVSLFGAVQQAAETALRGSQDAVLELTATYEYRRDVLMESLQNIGWDVEVPKGSFFAWLKVPEPYTSEEFSNLLLEKAHVVVAPGNGFGEYGEGFVRVGLVAPEEQLEAAAERIAELKLF; from the coding sequence ATGAGCCAGTATAATTTTGCAAGATCAAAAACGCTTGAACGTCTTCCCGAGCAGTTTTTCGCCAAGCTTGCTAAAAAAGCGCAGCAGCTCAAAGCCGAAGGACACGACGTTATTAATCTCGGCCAGGGAAATCCGGACCTCCCGACTCCTCCACATATCGTCGAAGCACTGCAGGATGCAGCTCCCGATCCTTTAAATCATAAATATTCGCCCTTCCGAGGGCAATCTTCTTTAAAAGAAGCTGTCAGTGAGTTTTATAAACGGGAGTATGATGTCGACCTGGATCCGGAAACGGAAGTTGCGGTTCTCCCGGGAGCAAAAACCGGTCTCGTGGAACTGAGCCAGTGTCTGCTCGATCCCGGAGACCGGGTGCTGCTTCCGGATCCCGGCTACCCGGATTATTTATCCGGAACTGCCTTAGCCGATGCTTCCCCTGCTTTTATGCCTCTGCTCGAGAAAAATGGCTTTCTTCCTGATTTTGAAGCTCTCTCGTCAGAGGATCTTGAGGCTGCGAAGCTGATGTTTTTAAACTATCCGAACAATCCGACAGCCGGAGTCGCCACCTCCCGCTTCTTTGAGGAGACAGTCAAACTAGCCAAAGAGCATTCGATCTGCGTCTGCCATGACTTTGCCTACGGGGCAATAGGATTTGACGGGGAAAAACCGCCGAGTTTCCTGCAGACAGCAGGAGCAAAGGAGGTCGGTGTGGAAATGTATACGATGTCGAAATCCTACAATATGGCCGGCTGGAGAATTGCTTTTGCCGTCGGGAACAAATCTGTCATCAGCAGCATCAACTTAATTCAGGATCACCTGTATGTCAGCCTTTTCGGAGCCGTTCAGCAGGCTGCGGAAACCGCACTCCGCGGCTCTCAGGATGCGGTACTGGAACTGACCGCTACGTACGAATACCGGCGCGATGTCCTAATGGAAAGCCTCCAGAATATCGGCTGGGATGTCGAGGTTCCTAAAGGCAGCTTTTTCGCCTGGTTAAAAGTTCCGGAGCCATATACGTCAGAGGAATTCTCGAATCTCCTTTTGGAAAAAGCCCACGTCGTTGTCGCTCCGGGAAATGGTTTTGGAGAATACGGGGAAGGATTTGTGCGTGTCGGCCTCGTCGCCCCCGAAGAACAGCTGGAAGCCGCTGCCGAAAGAATAGCGGA
- a CDS encoding SulP family inorganic anion transporter, which yields MRNILDLPENYGKGAVRQDVTAGITVLVMLIPQSMAYAMLAGLPPVMGLYASIIPLIIYALFGTSRYLAVGPVAMASILVFSGVSQLAEPMSGGYIEMVILLTLMVGGIQLVLGLLNAGALMKFVSKNVIAGFTSAVAIIIGLSQIGNLLGVDVSGQNQAAGLIAELGSRIQETHLMTAGLGAAALLILITGKKIKTRLPVPLLVVTGGIVFVSMLRLDQTGMEIVGEVPAGLPGLELPVFTFSAFQQLLPTALTIAFISMMESLAITKSLAKENEPPIDVNKELRAIGLSNAIGSLFSAYPVTGSFSRSAVNAGAGAVSKLAMLITAAGVVVTILFMTELFYFLPQSILAAIIIASVAGLVNFSSLSEAWKVKREDAWVWLTAFTATLVIGIQWGLLIGVVISLCLLIHRIAHPHIVEVGWNPASKTYRDLERFPGGLVISPFVLLRIDGRIHFSNMQYVENILLEKIPHEDKKVMILDMGGVNDIDTSGIEVIERVFYRMKEKGSDVYFASLKGPVRDSLRHSRMTQLYPEYFTMRSMDQVVQDKKPDIDYMI from the coding sequence ATGAGAAATATTCTGGATCTGCCCGAAAATTATGGGAAGGGGGCGGTGAGGCAGGACGTTACGGCGGGTATAACGGTACTGGTCATGCTCATTCCCCAGAGTATGGCTTATGCTATGCTCGCCGGGCTGCCTCCAGTCATGGGACTGTATGCCTCCATTATTCCGCTGATTATTTATGCTTTATTCGGGACATCCCGTTATCTCGCTGTAGGTCCGGTGGCGATGGCTTCCATTTTAGTGTTCAGCGGCGTCTCCCAGCTGGCAGAACCGATGTCGGGCGGCTATATTGAAATGGTCATCCTCCTCACGTTGATGGTGGGCGGTATCCAGCTGGTCCTTGGATTATTGAATGCCGGCGCATTAATGAAGTTTGTATCTAAAAATGTCATAGCCGGATTTACTTCTGCTGTGGCAATCATTATTGGATTAAGTCAAATCGGGAATTTATTAGGGGTGGACGTTTCCGGACAGAATCAGGCTGCGGGCCTGATAGCGGAACTCGGAAGCCGGATACAGGAAACGCATCTGATGACGGCAGGACTTGGTGCAGCCGCACTGCTCATTCTAATAACGGGCAAGAAAATAAAAACCAGACTGCCTGTCCCTCTTCTTGTTGTGACGGGCGGAATCGTTTTCGTCTCTATGCTGAGGCTGGACCAGACTGGAATGGAGATAGTAGGAGAGGTGCCTGCCGGGCTTCCCGGATTGGAACTGCCTGTCTTTACATTCTCAGCATTCCAGCAGCTGCTTCCTACCGCATTAACGATTGCGTTTATTTCGATGATGGAATCGCTGGCTATTACGAAATCCCTTGCAAAAGAAAACGAGCCTCCGATAGACGTGAATAAAGAACTTCGGGCCATTGGATTGTCGAACGCGATCGGCTCTCTCTTTTCCGCCTATCCGGTGACCGGAAGTTTTTCCCGAAGTGCGGTGAATGCCGGGGCAGGAGCGGTTTCAAAGCTTGCAATGCTTATCACAGCAGCCGGTGTAGTGGTCACTATTCTGTTTATGACGGAATTATTTTATTTTCTTCCGCAATCGATTCTGGCAGCCATTATCATTGCCTCAGTAGCCGGGCTCGTGAATTTCTCCTCGCTTTCAGAAGCGTGGAAAGTTAAAAGAGAAGATGCGTGGGTCTGGCTGACAGCCTTTACTGCAACACTCGTGATTGGTATTCAATGGGGGCTGCTGATCGGTGTTGTAATTTCCCTCTGTCTGCTGATTCACCGGATTGCGCATCCGCATATCGTCGAAGTCGGCTGGAATCCGGCCTCTAAAACGTACCGCGATCTTGAACGATTTCCCGGCGGACTCGTTATTTCTCCATTTGTTCTGCTGCGTATTGACGGACGTATCCATTTCTCGAATATGCAGTATGTAGAAAACATTCTGCTTGAGAAAATTCCACACGAAGATAAGAAAGTCATGATTCTCGATATGGGTGGAGTAAATGATATCGATACATCCGGAATCGAAGTCATTGAGAGGGTGTTTTACCGCATGAAAGAAAAGGGAAGCGACGTTTATTTCGCGAGTCTTAAAGGGCCTGTCCGTGATTCCCTCCGTCATTCACGGATGACTCAGCTGTACCCGGAATACTTTACGATGAGATCGATGGATCAGGTTGTTCAGGATAAAAAGCCGGATATTGATTATATGATATAA
- a CDS encoding anti-sigma factor domain-containing protein produces the protein MTDKQCEKLIDYFNGQMLEEEKETFEKHLESCEECREELAEWEELSADLPFLSEVEEPPQGMKERVLTSVWNSEESTEAPVQQKADERKHSLKRAAPIWLAGAAAAALLFSLAGNGYLLSENQQLAQEREQLAEEAEQLAFERDVIESDYQALLEEEEEDGTGVANVLLASNLASADEELFSGEGSATIISEDGHVDLLVQVSGMPDLEDEEAFQAWIIEGETPVAAGSFNIDENGNGAVRYRLSDMDDIQVDQIAITLEPQPNNEQPQGQVVLASP, from the coding sequence GTGACAGACAAGCAGTGTGAAAAACTGATTGACTACTTTAACGGACAGATGCTGGAAGAAGAGAAGGAAACGTTTGAAAAGCACCTTGAAAGCTGTGAAGAATGCCGGGAAGAACTGGCAGAATGGGAAGAGCTTTCCGCGGATCTTCCTTTTTTAAGCGAAGTAGAAGAGCCGCCGCAGGGAATGAAAGAACGGGTGTTAACCAGCGTATGGAACAGCGAAGAAAGTACAGAAGCACCCGTCCAGCAGAAGGCTGACGAGAGAAAACATTCGCTTAAACGCGCCGCTCCTATCTGGCTGGCTGGAGCAGCGGCTGCCGCCCTCCTTTTTTCTTTGGCAGGAAACGGTTATTTACTCAGTGAAAACCAGCAGCTGGCACAGGAAAGAGAACAGCTTGCAGAAGAAGCGGAGCAGCTTGCTTTTGAACGGGATGTAATCGAGTCCGATTACCAGGCTCTGCTTGAAGAAGAGGAAGAAGATGGAACAGGTGTAGCAAATGTTCTGCTTGCTTCCAACCTTGCTTCGGCAGATGAAGAGCTCTTTTCCGGAGAAGGCTCCGCGACGATTATTTCGGAAGACGGGCACGTTGATCTGCTCGTTCAAGTAAGCGGCATGCCGGACCTGGAAGACGAAGAAGCATTTCAGGCGTGGATCATTGAAGGAGAAACGCCGGTAGCGGCAGGCAGCTTTAACATTGATGAAAATGGAAACGGAGCTGTGCGCTACCGACTCAGCGATATGGACGATATTCAGGTAGATCAGATCGCCATTACTCTGGAACCGCAGCCGAATAATGAACAGCCGCAGGGACAGGTGGTTCTCGCCTCTCCTTAA
- a CDS encoding NUDIX domain-containing protein codes for MKKVDDIQAEIAVIIFNEKGNVLLQKRAEAGLWGVLSGNVQVGETLSEAAVRKAEEEAGIKIIIKKLTGVYSDPVSQLKVGPDGKIIHFITSCFSAETAYGAVVSTEERKKEIAFFHPEKLPEDIQPMHPQWLQDVLSEQEQPFIR; via the coding sequence GTGAAGAAAGTTGATGATATTCAGGCGGAAATAGCTGTCATTATTTTTAATGAAAAAGGAAATGTTCTTCTTCAGAAAAGAGCTGAGGCCGGTTTGTGGGGAGTCCTTTCGGGGAATGTACAGGTAGGCGAAACACTTTCGGAAGCAGCGGTGCGGAAAGCCGAAGAAGAAGCCGGAATTAAAATTATAATTAAAAAGCTTACGGGGGTTTATTCCGATCCGGTCTCTCAGTTGAAGGTAGGACCAGATGGAAAAATTATTCACTTTATTACGAGCTGTTTTTCTGCAGAAACAGCATATGGTGCAGTGGTATCCACTGAAGAACGAAAGAAAGAGATTGCCTTTTTTCATCCGGAAAAACTTCCTGAAGATATTCAGCCCATGCACCCGCAGTGGCTTCAGGACGTTCTATCAGAGCAGGAACAGCCGTTCATCCGCTGA
- a CDS encoding copper amine oxidase codes for MKMKRTILASCAAFVLFPSTAMAADHEVRPNVSTPAADLRADLDYLLSEHFVLAVETMQKTYDEAPDAEAVEEALLQNSMDMVTALEPIYGEEGAEQFGEIFVGHNDYTDAVVEAEKAGDEAARSDAEEEIEAFVVEFAAFLDTATEGNLPQEAAEEAIRAHEMDVLSTFDNYADENYEAAYTAYRDGFDRMYDISEVLSGAIVSQMPETFDHTAVDTPAAELRSTWNQLASEHFALATLGMQKGLNQADDYDFAAWAENQNSQDFQAAIASIYGEEAGSRFLTLWEPDHINAQGDLVAAAIEDDMEKRETALNHIDMFTEEFGAFLEAATDENLSAEAAQETLTVHEEQILRTFDKRVEGNYTEASDSFREGYQFMFGVGEALSGAITKQMPEQFAAEEMPEEMPATGLGGTSSRSIGLWALTTALFAAAGAFLYGRKKYENEA; via the coding sequence ATGAAAATGAAAAGAACCATACTCGCATCCTGCGCAGCATTCGTACTTTTTCCATCAACGGCAATGGCGGCTGATCACGAGGTGCGCCCCAATGTATCTACTCCTGCCGCTGACTTGAGGGCAGACCTGGATTATCTATTGTCGGAGCATTTCGTTCTAGCCGTAGAAACAATGCAGAAGACATATGATGAAGCACCTGATGCGGAAGCTGTTGAAGAAGCTCTTCTCCAGAATTCAATGGATATGGTAACAGCTCTTGAGCCAATCTATGGAGAAGAAGGAGCAGAACAGTTTGGAGAAATATTTGTCGGACATAACGATTATACAGACGCTGTTGTCGAAGCTGAAAAAGCCGGAGACGAAGCTGCGCGTTCAGATGCCGAAGAAGAAATAGAAGCATTTGTTGTTGAATTTGCAGCTTTTTTAGATACTGCTACCGAGGGGAATCTTCCTCAGGAAGCAGCAGAAGAAGCCATCCGTGCGCATGAAATGGATGTATTAAGCACTTTCGACAACTATGCGGATGAAAATTATGAAGCAGCCTATACCGCTTACCGGGACGGTTTTGACCGGATGTATGACATCAGCGAAGTCCTTTCCGGGGCGATCGTAAGCCAGATGCCGGAAACGTTCGATCACACAGCAGTGGACACTCCGGCAGCAGAGCTCCGCTCAACATGGAACCAGCTGGCAAGTGAACACTTTGCCCTTGCCACACTCGGCATGCAGAAAGGACTCAACCAGGCCGATGATTATGACTTCGCCGCATGGGCAGAAAACCAGAACTCCCAGGACTTTCAGGCAGCCATTGCTTCCATTTACGGAGAGGAAGCCGGAAGCCGGTTTCTTACTCTGTGGGAGCCGGATCACATTAACGCCCAGGGCGACCTCGTTGCAGCGGCAATCGAAGACGATATGGAAAAACGTGAAACAGCTCTGAATCATATTGATATGTTCACCGAAGAATTCGGTGCTTTTCTTGAAGCAGCCACGGACGAGAATCTTTCTGCTGAAGCTGCACAGGAAACCCTTACTGTCCACGAAGAACAGATTCTCCGTACTTTTGACAAGCGGGTTGAAGGAAATTATACCGAAGCATCCGACTCTTTCCGCGAAGGGTATCAGTTTATGTTTGGCGTAGGGGAAGCGCTGAGCGGTGCAATTACAAAACAGATGCCCGAGCAGTTCGCTGCTGAAGAAATGCCGGAAGAAATGCCGGCCACCGGGCTTGGCGGAACATCTTCCAGGAGCATCGGTCTCTGGGCTTTAACAACGGCTCTGTTCGCTGCAGCAGGCGCTTTCCTGTACGGACGTAAAAAGTACGAGAATGAAGCATAG
- a CDS encoding CHRD domain-containing protein has translation MKKSFFLSFATVLAFAGWMGSAAADSHEGAMFTADLDAEQEVHDVESDGSGHAEFELNAEQTEVTYTVEVSGMEGVTMSHIHSGEAGEDGPVEVDFLGGEQEPEDVDGELASGTFGEDDLAGDMTWDELLEAMTGEGLYVNVHTDEYPAGEIRGQIMEEDTKAEDNDMNETDNDADAGSDNDEEGNEMAATASTAPLFTLIGMLAALAGGALILGRRRGQEA, from the coding sequence ATGAAAAAATCCTTTTTTCTATCTTTTGCCACTGTTTTAGCCTTTGCAGGATGGATGGGTTCCGCAGCGGCTGATTCTCATGAAGGCGCAATGTTTACGGCTGATTTGGATGCAGAGCAGGAAGTTCACGACGTAGAAAGTGACGGTTCCGGGCATGCGGAGTTTGAACTTAACGCCGAGCAGACAGAAGTGACTTACACGGTAGAAGTAAGCGGAATGGAAGGAGTGACAATGTCCCACATTCACAGCGGAGAGGCCGGAGAAGATGGTCCCGTCGAAGTTGATTTTCTTGGAGGGGAACAGGAGCCTGAAGATGTGGATGGTGAGCTTGCTTCCGGAACATTCGGAGAAGATGACCTGGCGGGCGACATGACATGGGATGAACTGCTGGAGGCTATGACAGGTGAAGGATTATATGTCAATGTGCATACAGATGAATATCCGGCTGGAGAAATCCGCGGGCAGATAATGGAGGAAGACACAAAAGCAGAAGATAACGATATGAATGAAACGGACAACGATGCGGACGCAGGCAGCGATAATGATGAGGAAGGCAACGAAATGGCCGCCACCGCTTCAACCGCTCCGCTCTTCACATTGATTGGAATGCTGGCAGCTTTAGCAGGCGGAGCTTTGATACTGGGACGCAGAAGAGGTCAGGAAGCATAA
- a CDS encoding class F sortase — protein sequence MKKGFYLLGYPIFAASLVLLVFIIIDPQNEASPAETVILSETAEAPESADDVEEQADVPLGEFENMHEFQVYPGETEADEIPSKPDFEEPVRLSIPSIEVDGPVENVGILDNGEMGVPDAAEKIGWFEPGVKPGERGNAVMAGHVDSRSGPSVFYDLKETEAGDEVQVIDENGRELTFEVTSVVQYDRREAPIQEIFGSTDKRRLNLITCTGTFNQEYGTHDDRLVVYTELVEKEPEIEENPPEPPGNIEISGPVLRWYAVDDEDVVGYRVYEEAADGSIEQAASIASYERKAYTSDTVGERPHYVTSVNRNGEESEPSKRK from the coding sequence ATGAAAAAAGGATTTTATTTACTGGGCTACCCTATCTTTGCAGCAAGCCTTGTACTGCTCGTATTTATAATCATTGATCCGCAAAACGAGGCTTCTCCTGCTGAAACAGTTATACTTTCAGAAACAGCAGAAGCACCGGAAAGCGCTGATGATGTTGAAGAACAGGCCGATGTACCCCTCGGGGAGTTCGAAAACATGCATGAATTTCAGGTCTATCCGGGTGAGACAGAAGCGGACGAAATCCCTTCAAAACCGGACTTCGAAGAGCCGGTCCGCTTATCAATTCCTTCTATAGAAGTGGACGGACCTGTCGAAAACGTGGGGATTCTCGATAACGGGGAGATGGGAGTGCCGGACGCAGCGGAAAAAATCGGCTGGTTTGAGCCCGGAGTAAAACCCGGGGAAAGAGGTAATGCTGTCATGGCCGGTCACGTAGACAGCCGCAGCGGTCCATCTGTTTTTTATGACCTTAAGGAAACAGAGGCAGGAGACGAAGTACAGGTGATAGATGAAAACGGCAGAGAATTAACGTTTGAAGTAACGAGCGTGGTCCAGTACGACCGGCGTGAAGCACCGATACAGGAAATTTTTGGATCAACAGACAAGCGCCGTTTAAATCTGATTACGTGCACCGGCACGTTCAATCAGGAATATGGGACGCATGATGACCGGCTCGTCGTTTACACGGAACTTGTCGAAAAAGAACCTGAAATCGAAGAAAACCCTCCCGAACCTCCGGGAAATATTGAGATAAGCGGTCCGGTCTTACGCTGGTACGCTGTCGATGATGAAGACGTTGTCGGATACCGGGTTTACGAAGAAGCTGCGGACGGTTCCATCGAACAGGCAGCAAGCATCGCCTCCTATGAACGGAAAGCGTATACGTCAGATACCGTCGGAGAACGTCCTCACTACGTTACTTCGGTAAACAGAAACGGGGAAGAGTCAGAACCATCAAAACGTAAATAA
- a CDS encoding S-layer homology domain-containing protein, with product MIHNLKIFLPALLALTILYPAGSASAASPFPDMKESDWFYYEVSLMESLDITSGYPDKTFRPQNSLTRAEAAVFFDRVLDFPEPENPDAFPDVSKNSFAREAIASASEAGFMNGFPDGRFGPDQTLTREQMAVLIDRAYALQEASMFFNDLPEKRYSYDAVRRLAGSGITSGYPDGTFRPANNVTRAEFSVFLIRSIFWEAAGSNKEANTSLQHFWLETETSDLSSRETVERLERQLYELTSSIGSGFHTLVPLKKLEEAVLQQQAERGKSFSPVSNRLLSDWGDGSFMTRVFEHEAFFAQNNYHGATEEEEDFHLLEAEDSRILVTAPHTTVHLRENMPKVAEVYTGAIARMLHDYLDVNVMYTTRKSIDSNYYNTTAFKETMAEHIRANDINLVIDLHGAARYRDFDLDAGTDGGSLASPEKVNSLMSSLRAHGIYDVYENHTFTAGYSGTIAHFSRNELNTEAVQLEINRNYRDPRTNPEQFFNMFYGISEFLYLQENE from the coding sequence TTGATACATAATCTGAAAATATTCCTGCCAGCCCTGCTTGCTTTAACGATTCTCTACCCTGCCGGTTCAGCGTCCGCTGCTTCCCCTTTTCCCGACATGAAAGAATCCGACTGGTTTTATTACGAAGTCTCCTTAATGGAAAGTCTCGACATCACTTCCGGTTATCCAGACAAAACTTTCCGTCCGCAGAATTCTCTGACTAGAGCGGAAGCTGCTGTATTCTTTGACCGGGTGCTCGACTTTCCCGAGCCTGAAAATCCAGACGCATTCCCTGATGTAAGTAAAAACAGCTTCGCCAGAGAAGCGATCGCCTCCGCTTCTGAAGCAGGATTTATGAATGGCTTTCCTGATGGTCGTTTCGGGCCGGATCAAACACTCACAAGAGAACAGATGGCTGTTTTAATCGATCGTGCCTACGCCCTGCAGGAAGCATCCATGTTTTTTAATGACCTCCCTGAGAAACGCTATTCGTACGACGCTGTCCGTCGTCTTGCCGGATCCGGCATCACTTCCGGCTATCCGGACGGCACGTTCAGACCGGCGAACAATGTAACCAGGGCCGAATTTTCCGTTTTTCTTATCCGTTCCATCTTTTGGGAAGCAGCAGGATCAAATAAAGAAGCGAATACCTCTCTCCAACATTTCTGGCTTGAAACAGAAACGTCGGATCTTAGCAGCAGGGAGACGGTAGAACGTCTGGAGCGGCAGCTATATGAACTGACTTCTTCTATCGGTTCCGGCTTTCACACCCTTGTGCCATTAAAAAAGCTGGAAGAGGCTGTCCTTCAGCAGCAGGCGGAGCGCGGGAAATCCTTTTCTCCGGTTTCCAATCGACTTTTGAGCGACTGGGGAGACGGCTCCTTTATGACCCGCGTTTTTGAACATGAAGCATTTTTTGCACAAAATAATTATCACGGGGCAACGGAAGAGGAAGAAGACTTCCACCTCCTTGAAGCGGAAGACAGCCGTATTCTGGTGACCGCTCCGCATACCACTGTTCACTTAAGAGAAAATATGCCGAAAGTGGCCGAAGTATATACCGGGGCCATTGCCAGAATGCTGCACGATTATCTGGACGTAAATGTTATGTATACCACACGCAAATCAATCGATTCCAATTATTACAATACGACTGCTTTTAAAGAAACGATGGCGGAACATATCCGGGCCAATGATATAAATCTTGTCATTGACCTTCACGGAGCAGCAAGGTACCGGGATTTTGATCTTGATGCAGGGACAGACGGCGGGAGTCTTGCTTCTCCCGAAAAAGTGAACAGCTTAATGTCATCATTGAGAGCCCACGGCATTTACGACGTCTACGAAAATCATACGTTTACTGCAGGCTATTCCGGAACCATCGCCCACTTCAGCAGAAATGAGCTGAATACAGAAGCTGTGCAGCTGGAAATCAACCGCAATTACCGTGATCCCCGTACAAATCCGGAGCAGTTCTTTAACATGTTTTATGGAATAAGTGAGTTTCTCTATTTACAGGAAAACGAATAA
- a CDS encoding amidase family protein, which translates to MNKRSIGSALLIGALTIFTFVLWPAKKAVSNKRKNEAEKENFQLEGASIADIQLAFKKEQLSCVELTDRYLERIYAYDQQGPAINAVRMVNPYAREEAEKKDKERAAGITGALHGIPVILKDNIETGDGMPTTGGSPALAANTAEEDAFLTAKLKEAGAVILGKANMSEWAYFLTEGAPSGYSSIGGQVKHPYGPESFRAGSVGGSSSGSGAAIAADFAVIGIGTETSGSILSPASANSIVGIKPTVGLVSRSGIIPLAGSQDTAGPMARTVADAAIALGAMSGVDDKDPITKTNKNKDLTDYSSFLKKESLQGARIGVDYSFLSEKGKEERQLIERAIEDMEDQGAVIKEVEIPNESFESLVLWHELKQDLNAYLRKTPEQVPVSSIADVIAFNKEKPHERMRFGQTHFEKAEKLSGDAEDPEYVKHRQTDLRLSTTEGLDVVMQEEKLDALLFENNHGAAMPAKAGYPSITIPAGYTSEGMPVGVTLTAQAYSEPRLIELAYSYEQASNRRRAPQLV; encoded by the coding sequence TTGAATAAAAGAAGCATAGGAAGTGCACTGTTGATCGGAGCGCTTACCATTTTCACATTTGTATTGTGGCCGGCGAAAAAGGCTGTCTCAAATAAAAGAAAAAACGAAGCAGAAAAGGAAAACTTCCAGCTTGAAGGAGCTTCGATTGCAGATATACAGCTTGCTTTTAAGAAAGAACAGCTGTCCTGTGTGGAACTGACAGATCGTTATCTGGAGAGAATTTATGCTTATGACCAGCAGGGGCCCGCCATTAATGCCGTGAGAATGGTAAATCCCTATGCAAGGGAAGAGGCTGAAAAGAAAGATAAAGAAAGAGCAGCGGGTATAACCGGCGCGCTTCACGGTATACCGGTTATTTTAAAAGACAATATTGAAACCGGGGACGGCATGCCGACAACAGGAGGTTCGCCTGCACTGGCTGCGAATACAGCTGAAGAAGATGCCTTTCTCACAGCGAAACTGAAGGAAGCAGGGGCAGTTATTCTCGGAAAAGCGAATATGAGCGAGTGGGCGTACTTTCTTACAGAAGGAGCGCCAAGCGGCTACAGCTCTATCGGAGGGCAGGTTAAGCATCCATACGGGCCCGAATCCTTTCGGGCAGGCAGCGTCGGCGGCTCGAGCTCCGGATCCGGTGCGGCAATTGCCGCGGACTTCGCTGTCATCGGTATCGGCACAGAAACATCCGGATCGATTCTCAGTCCGGCAAGTGCCAATTCAATTGTTGGTATCAAACCGACGGTCGGTCTCGTAAGCCGCAGCGGTATTATTCCGCTTGCCGGCAGTCAGGATACAGCGGGACCGATGGCGAGAACCGTAGCGGATGCTGCCATTGCACTTGGTGCCATGAGCGGCGTCGATGATAAAGATCCGATTACAAAAACGAATAAAAACAAAGACTTAACTGATTATTCCTCCTTTCTGAAAAAAGAAAGCCTGCAGGGAGCTAGAATCGGTGTTGACTATTCTTTTCTTAGTGAAAAAGGAAAAGAGGAGCGGCAGCTGATTGAAAGGGCCATTGAAGATATGGAGGATCAGGGAGCGGTCATAAAAGAAGTGGAGATTCCAAATGAGTCCTTTGAGTCTCTTGTGCTGTGGCACGAACTGAAACAGGATTTAAACGCATACCTGCGGAAGACACCGGAGCAGGTGCCCGTGTCTTCCATTGCCGATGTGATTGCTTTTAATAAAGAAAAACCGCATGAGCGGATGCGGTTCGGGCAGACGCATTTTGAAAAAGCCGAGAAGCTGAGCGGCGACGCGGAAGACCCTGAGTATGTGAAACACCGCCAGACCGACCTGCGCCTCTCAACTACGGAGGGGCTGGACGTAGTAATGCAGGAGGAAAAACTCGACGCACTGCTGTTTGAAAACAACCACGGGGCTGCTATGCCGGCGAAAGCAGGCTATCCTTCGATTACTATACCGGCCGGCTATACGTCGGAAGGCATGCCGGTAGGAGTAACACTTACCGCCCAAGCATACAGTGAACCACGGCTTATTGAACTGGCCTACTCTTATGAACAGGCTTCCAACAGACGCCGGGCGCCCCAGTTGGTTTAA